One part of the Sorangiineae bacterium MSr11954 genome encodes these proteins:
- a CDS encoding coproporphyrinogen III oxidase family protein — MDLEQIEKAHVYIKPLDYYVLGSVYPPLKAMQPIAPDEMYAGASDDLSLYVHIPFCDQYCSFCHFAKVINPSEDRVERYLRAMYLELEMLSQRLGGARRVRTIYFGGGTASYLTAAQVRELFARIHRHFDVAPDAEITYELHPNLVRRPDCDERLESMLANGVNRWVFGVQSMDNRELAKLNRGHTDQDVLDLLAALRERGQENVSLDLIFGIPYQTLESWHQTLTKLVAAGTPKFNIFPLMFKSGDPITYHYLKEPEIFPDASDRILMHFICDHVLLDEAGYRYGPVFYYSKKNGIASQQQAGKFENIDNLNLLGIGVSAFGYLGGTHYYNVCEIEDYVRKCEARESPVWVGWALSEEDKIRRNAIMSIRASGISRPVMKERFGIDPFEYFADDIAILKELALVEEQGDALVLTRLGALHADGVGTRFVGKNVLELFEQKNAELLLEGSHARKDLMERYDYSPLRRRVLDFTKDLREKAQSRKHLPVAPPLVTSKV; from the coding sequence ATGGATCTCGAGCAAATCGAGAAAGCTCACGTTTACATCAAACCTCTCGACTACTACGTATTGGGCAGCGTCTATCCGCCGCTCAAGGCGATGCAACCGATAGCGCCCGACGAGATGTATGCCGGCGCGTCCGACGATCTCAGCCTGTACGTACACATCCCATTCTGCGATCAATATTGCAGCTTCTGCCACTTCGCGAAGGTGATCAACCCTTCCGAGGATCGGGTCGAGCGCTACCTGCGCGCGATGTACCTCGAGCTCGAGATGCTCTCGCAGCGCCTCGGCGGCGCGAGGCGCGTCCGAACCATTTATTTCGGCGGAGGGACCGCATCCTACCTGACGGCCGCTCAAGTTCGAGAGCTCTTCGCACGGATACACCGCCATTTCGACGTGGCGCCCGACGCGGAGATAACGTACGAGCTCCACCCGAACCTGGTCCGCCGCCCGGACTGCGACGAGCGCCTCGAGAGCATGCTCGCCAACGGCGTGAACCGGTGGGTCTTCGGCGTTCAATCGATGGACAATCGGGAGCTCGCGAAATTGAACCGGGGACACACGGACCAAGACGTCCTCGATCTCCTGGCGGCCTTGAGAGAGCGCGGGCAGGAGAACGTCTCGCTCGACCTGATCTTCGGGATCCCGTATCAAACGCTCGAATCGTGGCACCAGACGCTCACGAAGCTGGTGGCCGCGGGCACGCCGAAGTTCAACATTTTCCCGCTCATGTTCAAGTCGGGCGACCCCATCACCTACCACTATCTCAAGGAGCCAGAGATCTTCCCCGATGCGTCGGATCGTATCCTGATGCACTTCATTTGCGATCACGTGCTCCTCGACGAGGCGGGATACCGGTATGGTCCAGTATTTTACTATTCGAAGAAGAACGGAATAGCCTCCCAGCAGCAGGCAGGAAAGTTCGAAAACATCGACAACCTGAACCTGCTCGGCATCGGCGTGAGCGCTTTTGGCTACCTCGGCGGGACTCACTATTACAATGTATGTGAGATCGAGGATTACGTGAGAAAATGCGAGGCGAGAGAGTCGCCGGTCTGGGTCGGCTGGGCTCTGTCCGAGGAAGACAAGATCCGGCGCAACGCCATCATGTCGATTCGGGCCAGCGGCATCTCCCGCCCGGTGATGAAAGAGCGGTTCGGCATCGATCCATTCGAGTACTTCGCCGACGACATCGCCATCCTGAAAGAGCTCGCGCTCGTCGAGGAGCAGGGCGACGCGCTCGTGCTCACGCGGCTCGGCGCGCTCCACGCCGACGGTGTCGGGACGCGCTTCGTGGGGAAGAACGTGCTCGAGCTCTTCGAGCAAAAGAACGCCGAGCTTCTGCTCGAAGGGAGCCACGCGCGCAAAGACCTCATGGAGAGATACGATTATAGCCCTCTCCGGCGCAGGGTCCTCGACTTCACCAAAGACCTTCGGGAGAAGGCGCAGAGCCGCAAACACTTGCCCGTCGCGCCGCCCCTCGTCACCAGCAAGGTCTGA